From a region of the Acinetobacter larvae genome:
- the leuA gene encoding 2-isopropylmalate synthase, protein MMVLSAKEVFVMLEQPQQKYRPFIFMDFPERTWPSRRIQQAPMWCSTDMRDGNQALANPMDHDKKKAFFELLLGCGFKQIEVAFPAASQTDFNFVRYLIEEQKIPDDITIQVMTQARADLIDRTFAALKGAKSAIVHVYNATAEVFRRIVFQKSRAEIIQLAIAATAQIKARCAEQADTQWTYQYSPETFCFTEMDFALEICEAVAAVWQPSADRPMIINLPTTVEVSTPNVFADQIEYFCQHFSQRDAVSISIHPHNDRGTGVATAELALMAGADRVEGCLFGNGERTGNVDLVNIALNLYSQGIAPQLDFSDIRKVAEIVQQCNELPIHPRHPYVGELVFTAFSGSHQDAIKKGFQARQQQTHCYWEVPYLPIDPADLGCSYEAVIRVNSQSGKSGASWILQQNHGLELPASLQRDFSQVIQQHTEQANRELSAAEIWQIFCQSYGIHATPHLQLLDYQSQKMTDASYQVQLNIDAAGRKSKLQGHGNGLLSASLLALQHKWPVAMTIAEYSEHTLGSRSHSRCISYIRCLDAQGQSYWGVAIDHDIASSSVQALLNAHANYLAQQGLSLSA, encoded by the coding sequence ATGATGGTCTTATCTGCCAAAGAGGTCTTTGTTATGTTAGAACAACCACAACAAAAATATCGTCCATTTATATTTATGGATTTCCCTGAACGCACATGGCCCAGCCGTCGTATTCAGCAAGCACCAATGTGGTGCTCGACCGATATGCGTGATGGCAACCAAGCCCTTGCCAATCCGATGGATCACGACAAGAAAAAAGCTTTTTTTGAATTATTGCTGGGCTGTGGCTTTAAGCAAATTGAGGTCGCCTTCCCTGCTGCCTCACAAACTGATTTTAATTTTGTCCGCTATCTTATTGAAGAACAAAAAATTCCTGATGATATCACGATACAGGTGATGACTCAGGCGCGAGCAGATCTGATCGACCGAACTTTTGCGGCATTAAAAGGTGCCAAAAGTGCCATTGTGCATGTCTATAATGCGACGGCGGAAGTATTTAGGCGTATTGTTTTTCAAAAAAGTCGAGCGGAAATCATCCAACTTGCCATTGCAGCCACGGCGCAAATCAAAGCTCGTTGCGCGGAACAAGCAGACACCCAATGGACCTATCAGTATTCACCAGAAACCTTTTGTTTTACTGAAATGGATTTTGCCTTGGAAATTTGTGAAGCCGTCGCTGCGGTATGGCAACCCAGTGCCGATCGTCCAATGATTATCAACCTTCCGACCACGGTAGAGGTCAGTACGCCCAATGTTTTTGCCGATCAAATCGAATATTTCTGCCAGCATTTTTCACAACGTGATGCTGTCAGCATCAGTATTCATCCGCACAATGACCGTGGTACAGGAGTGGCAACGGCAGAGCTCGCTTTAATGGCAGGTGCCGATCGGGTAGAAGGCTGTTTGTTTGGCAATGGTGAACGTACCGGTAACGTCGATTTAGTCAATATTGCACTAAATTTATATAGCCAAGGTATTGCGCCTCAACTTGATTTTTCAGACATTCGTAAAGTCGCAGAGATTGTACAGCAATGCAATGAATTGCCGATTCATCCACGTCACCCCTATGTTGGTGAATTGGTCTTTACTGCCTTTTCGGGAAGCCACCAAGATGCCATCAAAAAAGGCTTTCAAGCCCGGCAACAACAAACGCATTGTTATTGGGAAGTACCATATTTGCCGATTGATCCTGCCGATTTAGGCTGTAGCTACGAGGCGGTTATTCGGGTCAACAGTCAATCGGGCAAAAGTGGTGCGTCGTGGATTTTACAACAAAATCATGGTTTGGAATTGCCCGCAAGCTTACAACGTGATTTTAGCCAAGTGATTCAACAACACACCGAACAAGCCAATCGCGAACTCAGTGCAGCGGAAATTTGGCAAATTTTCTGTCAAAGTTATGGAATACACGCTACACCACATTTACAGTTGCTAGACTATCAAAGTCAAAAAATGACAGATGCGAGCTATCAAGTGCAGCTCAACATTGATGCTGCGGGGCGCAAGTCCAAACTCCAAGGGCATGGTAATGGTTTACTTTCGGCATCATTACTTGCTTTACAACATAAATGGCCTGTTGCAATGACCATTGCGGAATATAGCGAACATACCTTAGGCAGCCGCAGCCATAGCCGTTGTATTAGTTATATCCGTTGTTTAGATGCACAAGGTCAAAGCTATTGGGGCGTTGCCATTGATCACGACATCGCCAGCAGTTCCGTACAAGCCTTACTCAATGCCCATGCCAATTATTTGGCACAACAAGGTCTGTCCTTAAGCGCTTAA
- a CDS encoding UvrD-helicase domain-containing protein, whose protein sequence is MPQILKPTAEQSLAITQAAKGESFKVIAYAGTGKTTTLEMISNALSQRRGMYLAFNKAIANEAQAKFHQNVNCRTFHSLAFRSVPRGVTDKLRLPRLSPSFMANEYRLTPITLRRLMGGRYEKYLLTSSRLASLVANAVSYFCSTSSQYPAPRHLQAPSWLHPDDIDSLQKHLYPAVERRWLESIDPQHQAGIGHDIYLKLWALSEPNIPADYVLFDEAQDADPLMLGILLKQRQTQVIYVGDAHQQIYAWRGAINAMQKLPLPESRLTTSFRFGDEIAEVANALLGGLDEAVPLIGNAERKSRVVNKPHTKMRDAILCRTNARAMELLLSGLVQGDKVSLQADHLKLNRFVDAASLLKQGKRVTDVPELAWFNSWHDVHEYCETNDGSDIKPLVKLVDEHGTAPLKKALAKISPLDQADYVISTAHKAKGLEWDRVHLEDDYQFKINGLDHKIQDEELRLLYVACTRAKSSLNIHHIYDLVQQLKLKRGQANIATA, encoded by the coding sequence GTGCCTCAAATATTAAAACCAACCGCAGAACAAAGTCTTGCCATTACGCAAGCCGCAAAAGGTGAATCTTTTAAAGTCATTGCCTATGCGGGTACGGGTAAGACCACGACCTTAGAAATGATCAGTAATGCCTTGTCGCAACGACGTGGGATGTATCTGGCATTTAACAAGGCCATTGCCAATGAAGCCCAAGCTAAATTTCATCAAAACGTCAACTGCCGTACTTTTCACTCCTTGGCTTTTCGCAGTGTGCCACGAGGAGTCACCGACAAATTACGCCTGCCGCGTTTAAGTCCAAGCTTTATGGCCAATGAATACCGTCTGACACCGATTACGCTCAGACGTTTAATGGGGGGACGATATGAAAAATACCTGCTCACCTCAAGTCGTCTCGCCAGTCTGGTGGCCAATGCCGTCAGTTACTTTTGTTCAACCAGTTCACAATACCCAGCACCAAGACATTTGCAAGCACCCTCATGGTTGCATCCGGACGATATCGACAGCTTGCAAAAACATCTCTATCCTGCGGTGGAACGTCGTTGGTTGGAGTCAATAGACCCGCAGCATCAAGCGGGTATTGGTCATGATATCTATTTAAAACTCTGGGCTTTATCTGAACCCAATATTCCTGCTGACTATGTGCTATTTGATGAAGCACAAGATGCCGATCCACTTATGTTGGGTATTTTACTCAAACAAAGGCAAACCCAAGTGATTTATGTCGGTGATGCCCATCAACAAATCTATGCTTGGCGTGGTGCCATCAATGCCATGCAAAAATTGCCGCTCCCCGAGTCTCGGCTCACCACCTCTTTTCGTTTTGGTGACGAAATTGCAGAGGTTGCCAATGCCTTACTCGGTGGGCTAGATGAAGCAGTACCCTTAATCGGCAATGCTGAACGCAAATCGCGTGTAGTCAACAAACCACATACCAAAATGCGTGATGCAATCTTATGTCGTACCAATGCACGTGCCATGGAATTACTGTTATCTGGTTTAGTACAAGGTGATAAAGTCAGCTTACAAGCCGATCACCTAAAGTTAAACCGTTTTGTCGATGCAGCCAGCTTGCTGAAACAAGGCAAACGGGTAACCGATGTGCCAGAGCTGGCATGGTTCAATTCTTGGCATGATGTACACGAATACTGTGAAACCAATGACGGTAGTGATATCAAGCCTTTGGTAAAATTGGTCGATGAGCATGGCACCGCCCCCTTAAAAAAAGCTTTGGCTAAAATCAGCCCGTTAGATCAAGCAGATTATGTCATTTCTACCGCCCATAAAGCCAAGGGCTTAGAATGGGATCGGGTGCATTTAGAAGATGATTATCAGTTTAAAATCAATGGGCTTGATCATAAAATTCAGGATGAAGAACTGCGCTTACTCTATGTCGCATGTACCCGTGCCAAAAGTAGCCTCAATATCCACCATATTTATGATCTTGTTCAGCAACTTAAACTCAAACGCGGTCAGGCTAACATCGCAACAGCCTAG
- a CDS encoding AAA family ATPase yields MLLKSVTLKNTYCFSQLHIEFDYKKSLISVILADQGCGKTAVIKNIFHALSWFPARLKDMRYAGIVLADWEIKAGQRSASTEVCVQIAEEIGQLSEVDHVAATDLSLCHWQLFKNLNAQDVGMSRVETEQLEQLITRYQRTLKQDSLQTLPLLAYYPETRFVHEINLLNKNNPAQFNLHNAYELTAVPFTTFNRFFEWLREITDIENAKSAYYFQQLLGPSAQQMLNQQASSTFFHDALLQARTEQHSPCLHALKQSLCTVFPELSELYLVYEPKLQLMLEYQNQKYSFQQLPHHLKVWIALVGDIVRRLCLLNPLSLYPQQEGYGIVLIDQIDAELDSDACRSILSRLQHAFPQLQFIVSASDPAILENAEDYQCLRLKSNGIFPIELDAHWQQHQTHYLELAPVAEPHAPAETAEQLPETTALDHHAADQDVQQLFAQIQALNLTQQAALSRLLAEDNDRKSNIFYPEC; encoded by the coding sequence ATGTTATTAAAATCGGTAACACTCAAAAACACATATTGTTTTTCACAGCTGCATATCGAGTTTGATTATAAAAAAAGTTTAATCAGTGTGATTTTAGCCGACCAAGGCTGTGGCAAAACTGCAGTTATAAAAAACATCTTCCATGCATTGAGCTGGTTTCCTGCGCGCCTCAAAGATATGCGCTATGCAGGAATCGTCTTGGCAGATTGGGAAATCAAGGCTGGGCAACGTTCAGCCAGCACCGAAGTTTGTGTGCAAATTGCAGAAGAAATTGGGCAACTTTCCGAAGTCGATCATGTCGCGGCAACTGACCTCTCTTTATGCCATTGGCAGCTTTTTAAGAATCTTAATGCTCAAGATGTTGGCATGAGCCGTGTTGAAACAGAACAATTAGAACAACTGATCACACGCTATCAACGCACGCTAAAACAGGATAGCCTACAAACGCTGCCATTATTGGCGTATTATCCTGAAACACGTTTTGTGCATGAGATCAATTTATTAAATAAAAATAACCCCGCCCAATTCAATCTACACAATGCCTATGAGCTTACGGCAGTGCCGTTTACTACATTTAACCGTTTTTTTGAATGGTTACGTGAAATTACCGATATTGAAAATGCAAAGAGTGCTTATTATTTTCAACAATTACTTGGACCCAGTGCACAACAGATGCTCAATCAGCAAGCATCTTCTACTTTTTTTCATGATGCCCTGCTTCAAGCACGTACTGAACAGCATTCACCGTGTTTACATGCCCTCAAACAAAGTCTGTGTACTGTATTCCCTGAGCTCAGTGAGCTGTATCTGGTCTATGAACCAAAATTACAATTGATGCTGGAATACCAAAATCAAAAATATAGTTTTCAACAACTTCCTCACCATCTTAAAGTCTGGATCGCTTTGGTCGGCGATATCGTACGACGTTTGTGTTTGCTCAACCCGCTTAGTCTTTATCCCCAGCAAGAAGGCTATGGTATTGTGCTGATTGACCAAATTGATGCCGAACTCGATAGTGATGCATGCCGTAGTATTTTAAGCCGTCTACAACACGCCTTCCCGCAGCTACAATTTATTGTCAGTGCCAGTGATCCAGCAATCTTAGAAAATGCCGAAGATTATCAATGCCTACGCCTCAAATCTAACGGTATTTTCCCAATTGAACTGGATGCACACTGGCAACAACATCAAACACACTATCTTGAGCTTGCGCCTGTTGCAGAACCCCACGCGCCAGCTGAAACCGCAGAGCAGCTGCCTGAAACAACAGCCCTTGATCATCATGCAGCGGACCAAGATGTACAGCAACTCTTTGCCCAGATTCAAGCATTAAATCTCACGCAACAGGCGGCTTTATCGCGTTTATTGGCTGAAGACAACGACCGCAAAAGTAATATTTTTTATCCAGAGTGCTAG
- a CDS encoding monovalent cation/H+ antiporter subunit A: MDTRVLPIIILFPLVIGTILVLWLKRYSRGLTALGAISASLTSFILLLSQAKSVLHGIVITETWSWLPQLGIDLSFRLDALGLIFSLLISGIGTLIYIYAYYYLSPPNSLSKLYALFMLFMTAMLGISLSNNLIILLVFWELTSISSFLLVGYWSQYEAAQTGSRMALTVTGLGGLAMLGGFILLGQVTGTYQIDELLNMGPQIQSSPLFVPILLLILCGAFTKSAQFPFHFWLPNAMAAPTPVSAYLHSATMVKAGIFLLARLLPIFAGAALYHGIVTTIGLLTFCMAACFAIFKDDLKGLLAYSTISHLGLIVCLLGIGSPLAVAAAIFHIINHATFKAALFMIAGIIDHETETRNLRKLRGVWQVLPFTGTLTMITAAAMAGVPLTNGFISKEMFFTELLANLSSSAVVIAAIVATLAGLFAVAYSTRFVHGVFFDGPLGRDIPNQHAHEPSLGMRAPVILLAALCLVVGIVPAISVQIFVNAGAMASSQDYSMQSVHLAIWHGFNAPLLMSAIALFGGVLFYSVLARGDRIRHIALERYLGPVQGKLIFEKILKYLKKFAAQLKKYTETGSLQNYLFLIVLFSVVIVSVPLLNQGLSTGQRTLTAAPWTAIVLWLLLFSACWMMLWFHHERIKAVLISGAIGLVVTMVFVALSAPDLALTQISVDAVTTVLLLMGLGLLPQLTPYESRSARRWRDGIIAVLAGVGIGWISWLMLTRDHSSISWFFVQQSLPLGGGSNVVNVILVDFRGFDTFGEITVLGIAAIGALCMMDGMRAHGTTVTQGLTYRFSPSPLMLRMTASWILPLALVVSFYIFLRGHNYPGGGFIAGLITAMALVIQFMAIGQDHAESILKAKSGRRYESWIGTGLCIAGLSGMASWFWGRPFLTSAHIYVDAPLWGKMHLASAAAFDLGVYVTVVGATMLLISVLGDSRHSTMSGPVPKG; this comes from the coding sequence TTGGATACGCGTGTGCTACCGATTATCATCTTATTTCCTTTAGTCATTGGCACAATACTGGTGCTCTGGCTAAAACGCTACTCAAGGGGGCTTACCGCCTTAGGGGCAATCAGTGCCAGTCTCACCAGTTTTATCTTATTACTTAGCCAAGCAAAATCGGTATTACACGGTATAGTCATCACAGAAACATGGTCTTGGTTACCGCAATTGGGCATCGATCTCAGTTTCCGCTTAGATGCGCTGGGTTTAATTTTTTCGCTACTGATTAGTGGCATCGGTACCCTGATTTATATTTATGCTTATTATTATCTTAGCCCGCCCAATTCATTGAGCAAGCTATATGCCTTGTTCATGCTGTTTATGACGGCAATGCTCGGCATTTCACTTTCAAACAACCTCATTATTTTATTGGTTTTTTGGGAGTTAACCAGTATTTCATCCTTTTTACTGGTGGGCTATTGGAGCCAGTACGAAGCAGCACAAACTGGCTCACGGATGGCACTGACGGTCACTGGACTGGGTGGTCTCGCAATGCTGGGTGGTTTTATCTTATTAGGGCAAGTTACTGGCACTTATCAAATAGATGAGCTCCTCAATATGGGACCACAGATTCAGAGTAGTCCATTATTTGTGCCTATTTTGCTGCTGATTTTATGTGGTGCATTTACCAAAAGCGCGCAATTTCCTTTTCACTTTTGGCTCCCCAATGCCATGGCAGCCCCCACTCCGGTTTCGGCTTATTTGCACTCCGCCACCATGGTCAAAGCCGGTATTTTCTTACTTGCCCGTTTGTTGCCGATCTTTGCTGGGGCAGCGCTTTATCATGGTATCGTGACCACGATTGGCTTATTGACCTTCTGCATGGCAGCATGCTTTGCGATTTTCAAAGATGACCTCAAAGGTTTATTGGCATATTCCACTATTAGTCATCTGGGGTTGATCGTCTGCCTATTAGGCATTGGCTCGCCTTTGGCTGTTGCCGCAGCTATTTTCCATATCATTAACCATGCCACCTTTAAGGCTGCATTGTTTATGATTGCCGGTATTATTGACCATGAAACTGAAACACGTAATCTCAGAAAGTTACGCGGTGTCTGGCAAGTTCTACCGTTTACAGGGACCTTAACCATGATCACGGCGGCAGCGATGGCTGGCGTACCGCTGACCAATGGTTTTATCTCTAAGGAAATGTTCTTTACCGAATTATTAGCCAACCTCAGCAGCTCAGCAGTCGTGATTGCCGCCATTGTTGCAACCCTAGCAGGGTTATTTGCGGTGGCGTATTCAACACGCTTTGTACATGGGGTATTTTTTGATGGTCCTTTGGGACGTGATATCCCCAACCAACATGCGCATGAACCCAGCCTAGGCATGCGTGCGCCGGTTATCCTACTGGCGGCACTGTGTCTTGTAGTTGGGATCGTACCGGCTATTAGCGTACAGATTTTTGTCAATGCCGGCGCCATGGCAAGTAGCCAAGACTATAGTATGCAGTCTGTGCACCTTGCAATTTGGCATGGCTTTAATGCACCACTCTTGATGAGTGCCATCGCCCTGTTCGGTGGCGTGCTATTTTATAGCGTCTTGGCACGTGGTGATCGTATCCGACATATCGCGCTAGAGCGCTATCTCGGTCCTGTGCAAGGCAAACTGATCTTTGAAAAAATCCTAAAATATCTGAAGAAATTTGCTGCGCAGCTAAAAAAATACACCGAAACAGGTTCATTACAAAACTATCTCTTTCTGATTGTGCTCTTTAGCGTGGTGATCGTCAGCGTCCCTCTGCTCAACCAAGGCTTAAGCACAGGTCAACGCACGCTCACCGCCGCACCGTGGACCGCCATCGTATTATGGTTACTTTTATTCTCTGCATGTTGGATGATGCTCTGGTTTCACCATGAGCGGATCAAAGCCGTTTTAATCAGCGGTGCCATTGGTCTAGTTGTCACCATGGTCTTTGTTGCCTTATCTGCACCAGATCTTGCTTTAACGCAAATCAGTGTAGATGCTGTCACCACGGTCTTATTGCTGATGGGGCTTGGTCTACTTCCTCAGCTCACACCATATGAATCACGCAGTGCAAGACGCTGGCGTGATGGGATCATTGCAGTACTTGCCGGTGTCGGTATTGGCTGGATCAGTTGGCTCATGCTCACACGCGACCACAGCTCAATTTCATGGTTTTTCGTCCAACAGTCCTTGCCTCTAGGTGGTGGTTCCAATGTGGTGAATGTAATCTTAGTCGATTTCCGTGGCTTCGATACCTTCGGTGAAATTACCGTCTTAGGCATTGCTGCAATTGGTGCACTGTGCATGATGGATGGCATGCGAGCACATGGCACCACGGTAACACAAGGTCTAACCTATCGTTTTAGTCCCTCTCCCCTGATGCTACGCATGACAGCTTCTTGGATTTTACCTCTGGCATTGGTGGTAAGTTTTTATATCTTCCTACGTGGTCACAACTATCCTGGGGGTGGATTTATTGCAGGTCTGATCACGGCGATGGCACTGGTCATCCAGTTTATGGCCATTGGACAGGACCATGCCGAATCCATTCTCAAAGCCAAATCTGGGCGACGTTATGAAAGCTGGATCGGTACTGGATTATGCATCGCTGGACTATCTGGTATGGCATCATGGTTTTGGGGCAGACCCTTTCTCACCAGCGCGCATATTTATGTCGATGCACCCTTATGGGGGAAAATGCATCTTGCATCTGCGGCAGCATTTGATCTGGGTGTTTACGTCACCGTCGTGGGTGCCACCATGTTACTCATTTCTGTATTAGGCGACTCGCGACATTCTACGATGTCCGGTCCAGTACCCAAGGGATAA
- a CDS encoding Na+/H+ antiporter subunit C: protein MISLEFLLASAIGLLVATGVYLILRARTFPVVLGLAVIGYAVNLFLFSTGRIQVNAPAILSDTLGVTDPLPQALVLTAIVIGFATTAFIVQLALRSRYETGSDHVDSKEEIPVTDPREDEP, encoded by the coding sequence ATGATCAGTCTCGAATTTTTACTCGCATCTGCTATTGGATTATTGGTTGCAACAGGTGTCTATCTTATTTTACGTGCCAGAACCTTCCCCGTAGTGCTTGGGCTTGCGGTGATTGGTTATGCCGTGAACTTATTCTTATTTAGTACCGGACGCATTCAAGTCAATGCACCCGCGATCTTAAGCGATACGCTGGGGGTAACCGATCCACTGCCTCAAGCCTTGGTGCTCACTGCCATTGTTATTGGCTTTGCAACAACAGCCTTTATTGTGCAATTGGCCTTACGTAGTCGTTATGAAACAGGTTCAGACCATGTCGACTCCAAAGAAGAAATTCCTGTGACTGACCCGCGTGAGGATGAGCCTTGA
- a CDS encoding monovalent cation/H+ antiporter subunit D: MMSFFNFWQTHTPIIGILIPAVTAFLLVLLGNPGSGSLSHDWRQPWRRSISMLSVLLGLCTAIAYLLQANNGQIIVYQLSEWRAPFGIVLVLDRLSAMMLLLTYSLATILIWFACKQWDERGRYFHAMVHFLLMGLSGAFLTGDLFNLFVFFEILLMASYVLLLHGQGKARFQLGIHYVTINLLASALFLIGLGLVYSSVGSLNMSDVARIISTLPPDQQRLASAGGLLLFVVFGIKAAMLPVGFWLPKTYAVATTPVAALFTIMTKVGIYAILRVNGTVFVDSQSQQILAQWLLPIGLMTTLYGAVAALASDRLRRFTGFMVLSSIGTILVAIALMNSNAWAGALYYLVHSTLIAAALYLLCGWVTSQRGELKDHLKIAPQMKQQFAVSMSFFIIALMMAGLPPLSGFFGKIMILQATMHNSAQAWVIAVILLVSLISIIGFSRVGLILFWKAEKPETDPKQEAYSSYQVLPNRAPPRNDHSIYLLLSLLVAYVVFAAPITSYVEQTAEQLFDQKAYQQAILTQDAQGQNISVQPFDPLYVPETKYTGEAEDPLAYTIPAIISPQTLKGEHITEHKWRLTQQATPAIDELDASRSIGARNHEQ, translated from the coding sequence ATGATGAGTTTTTTTAATTTTTGGCAAACCCATACGCCGATCATTGGCATTTTAATTCCTGCAGTTACCGCCTTTCTTTTGGTGTTATTGGGTAACCCGGGTTCAGGTTCCTTATCGCATGACTGGCGTCAACCTTGGCGGCGTAGCATTAGCATGTTATCGGTACTACTGGGGTTGTGCACCGCCATTGCCTATTTGCTACAGGCCAATAACGGTCAGATTATCGTTTATCAACTCAGTGAATGGCGCGCGCCTTTTGGCATTGTGCTGGTGCTCGATCGACTCTCTGCCATGATGCTGCTGCTCACCTATAGCTTAGCGACAATTTTAATTTGGTTTGCCTGCAAACAATGGGATGAACGTGGTCGCTATTTTCATGCCATGGTACATTTTTTACTGATGGGTTTAAGCGGTGCTTTCCTCACTGGCGATTTATTTAACCTATTTGTATTTTTTGAAATTTTGCTCATGGCATCCTATGTGTTGCTGCTGCATGGTCAAGGCAAGGCCCGTTTTCAGTTGGGCATTCACTATGTCACCATTAACTTATTGGCATCGGCCTTATTTCTCATTGGCTTGGGTCTAGTCTACAGCAGTGTCGGCAGTCTCAATATGAGCGATGTTGCACGTATTATCAGCACACTTCCTCCCGATCAACAACGTTTGGCAAGTGCCGGTGGTTTATTATTATTTGTGGTCTTCGGCATCAAAGCAGCCATGCTTCCTGTCGGTTTTTGGTTGCCCAAAACCTATGCCGTTGCCACTACACCGGTTGCGGCATTATTTACCATCATGACCAAAGTCGGAATCTATGCCATCTTAAGGGTCAATGGTACTGTATTTGTCGACAGTCAGAGTCAACAAATTTTGGCGCAATGGCTATTGCCCATCGGCTTAATGACCACTTTATATGGTGCAGTGGCAGCATTAGCCAGTGACCGTTTACGCCGCTTTACTGGCTTTATGGTATTGTCCTCCATCGGCACCATTTTGGTTGCAATCGCCCTAATGAACAGTAATGCCTGGGCAGGTGCGCTGTATTATTTGGTCCACAGTACCCTCATCGCAGCAGCACTGTATTTACTCTGTGGTTGGGTAACATCGCAACGCGGTGAATTGAAAGACCATTTAAAAATTGCACCACAAATGAAACAACAATTTGCGGTTTCCATGAGCTTTTTCATCATTGCCTTAATGATGGCCGGTCTACCGCCACTCAGCGGTTTCTTTGGCAAGATCATGATCTTACAAGCAACCATGCACAACTCAGCCCAAGCATGGGTCATTGCTGTCATCTTATTGGTCAGTCTCATCAGTATAATCGGCTTTAGCCGTGTGGGTTTGATCTTATTCTGGAAAGCAGAAAAACCGGAAACCGACCCGAAACAAGAGGCATATAGCAGCTACCAAGTACTGCCCAATCGTGCTCCACCACGCAATGACCATAGTATTTATTTATTGCTCAGTTTATTGGTTGCCTATGTTGTTTTTGCTGCCCCCATCACAAGTTATGTCGAACAAACTGCCGAACAGCTTTTTGATCAAAAAGCTTATCAGCAAGCGATTCTCACCCAAGATGCGCAAGGGCAAAATATTAGTGTACAGCCTTTTGATCCACTCTATGTGCCTGAAACCAAATATACTGGAGAAGCTGAAGATCCTTTAGCCTACACCATTCCAGCCATTATTAGCCCACAAACGCTCAAGGGTGAACACATTACTGAACATAAATGGCGACTTACACAACAAGCGACGCCCGCCATAGATGAACTAGATGCAAGTCGCAGTATTGGAGCCCGCAATCATGAGCAATAA
- a CDS encoding Na+/H+ antiporter subunit E: MSNKNGFFARCLPHPFVSAWIALVWLMLSHSATFYDISVAGLLGLCIPKLIQPFLIKTQVNSWSLALRLFFVVLWDIILCNIQVAKQILGPTHALQPKWYRVPLDSDHEYVNTLLAMIITTTPGTVSAGIDQERGDILVHALNSDDTEQDIRDIKQRYEQPLMAIFNVKPQENGA, encoded by the coding sequence ATGAGCAATAAAAACGGCTTTTTCGCGCGTTGCCTACCACATCCCTTTGTATCGGCTTGGATTGCTTTGGTTTGGTTGATGCTATCACATAGCGCAACTTTTTATGATATCAGCGTTGCGGGACTGCTCGGTCTTTGTATTCCCAAGCTGATTCAACCTTTTCTGATCAAAACCCAAGTCAATAGCTGGTCTTTGGCGCTACGGCTATTCTTTGTGGTGTTATGGGATATTATTTTATGCAATATCCAAGTCGCCAAACAAATTCTCGGTCCCACACATGCGCTGCAGCCAAAATGGTATCGTGTTCCACTGGATAGCGATCATGAATACGTCAACACCTTATTGGCAATGATCATCACCACAACGCCAGGTACAGTGAGTGCCGGGATTGATCAGGAGCGGGGTGATATTTTAGTGCATGCACTGAACAGCGATGATACCGAACAAGATATTCGAGACATTAAACAACGTTATGAACAGCCGTTAATGGCAATCTTTAACGTCAAACCGCAGGAGAATGGCGCATGA
- a CDS encoding monovalent cation/H+ antiporter subunit F, giving the protein MILKYALGISLLMVTLSMFMCLIRLIKGPSIVDRLLALDTLFLNATCLMIILGIYWATTSIFEGALLVAMLGFVSTAALARYFTSGHVID; this is encoded by the coding sequence ATGATTTTAAAGTATGCTCTTGGGATTAGTCTGCTGATGGTGACTTTATCAATGTTTATGTGCTTGATTCGTTTAATCAAGGGCCCTTCTATTGTCGACCGTCTCTTGGCTTTGGATACCTTATTTTTAAACGCCACCTGTTTAATGATCATTCTTGGTATTTATTGGGCAACGACCTCTATTTTTGAGGGTGCTTTATTGGTTGCCATGCTTGGTTTTGTATCCACAGCTGCACTCGCCCGCTATTTTACTAGCGGTCATGTCATCGATTAG
- a CDS encoding Na+/H+ antiporter subunit G — protein sequence MDILMQILVSIFLLIGAFFTVVGSIGMLKLPDLFMRLHAPTKSSTLGLGSFLIAALIYAAFQGRFGFAELIITFLAFITAPVSANLIAQAAIHLRLRSLSGDVPESIERRLPWQRHRKIKIFKDDDL from the coding sequence ATGGATATTCTCATGCAAATCTTGGTCAGCATTTTCTTACTGATTGGTGCTTTCTTTACAGTCGTCGGGTCAATTGGCATGCTAAAACTCCCCGATCTCTTTATGCGGCTCCATGCACCCACCAAGTCAAGTACTTTAGGGTTGGGAAGTTTTTTAATTGCAGCACTCATTTATGCTGCATTTCAAGGACGTTTTGGCTTTGCTGAATTGATCATTACCTTTTTAGCATTTATTACTGCGCCAGTCTCTGCCAACTTGATTGCACAAGCAGCCATCCACTTGCGTTTACGTTCTTTAAGTGGTGATGTACCGGAATCTATTGAGCGTCGACTCCCTTGGCAACGCCATCGAAAAATTAAAATTTTTAAAGATGATGATCTCTAA